From Manihot esculenta cultivar AM560-2 chromosome 18, M.esculenta_v8, whole genome shotgun sequence:
TGAAAGATGAGATCGAAAGATTATTAGGAAACGTCACACTTTGGAAGTTCACCAAAAAGAGTAGAAAAGATAGGAGGCCCGAGCTTGAGGTAACAATTCCCAAAACCATCTGACAGTGAATTTATGGGGGGGTTATTCATGTGATTGCAGGAGGACCGAGTGTTAATAGAGGTGACAATAAGGAGAATATCACAAATGTCCAGCTCTTGAGTCAAATCTCGAGATTTGAAATTGGTCAAGTCAGACGACcgagtcttttattttattcttagaGAAATATTAGTGATTTATGAAAATGTTATAAAACTATGATGCATTCTTCAAACTTTTTGTTTTATAGGAAAATCAAAATCGTTGGATGGATGAAAGTGTGGAGACAAGAACAAAGGACATAAGGCCATCCAGACATGGATCCCGCCTATAATTCGGGCATTGGTGCACAGAAATAAACATTCATAAAAGACTACAAGGTCATCCGGATATAGGTCCCGCATATAATCCGGGGTATTTGTCCGCGAAAACAAACATTCATAAAAGATCACAAGGCCATCTGGGCATTGGTCCTGCATATAATCCGGGTATTGATCCGCGAAAACAAATATTCacaaaaggccacaaggccatccagACATAAGTCTTACATAATCAAGGCATTCAATTCCAGGCCGCAAGGCGGGTATATGCCAGGCTGACTTAGTGGGTGTTAGTTccaagaagtttctaaggcatttgatgccaggtAGACttaccgggtgttagtcccaataagtttctaaggcatttgatgctagACCTCAAGGTGGGTGTAAGCTAGGCCGACCAACTGAATGCTAGTCTCGCttcacaagaagtttctaagaCATTTGATGCCAGTAGGCCTCAAGGCGGGTATAAGCCAGGTTGAgcaaccgggtgttagtcccgcttcacgAGAAGGtcctaaggcatttcatgccaggCCATAAGGCATCTACGTCAGGCCGACTAACCGAGTGTTAATTCCATTTCACGAAAATATTGTAAGGCATTTGATGTCAGGTCGCAAGGCGGGTATATGCAAGGTCGACTAATCAAAAGTTATTTTCGCTTCACAAGAAGCTTCTAAGGCATTCGATACCTAAGCCATAAAGAGGATATGAGCCAGACCATGTGACTGAAAGCATTGGTTCCATCTCACCTAGAGAATCACAGGCATGTGTCGCTGCTCTTACAATCTCTCccgaaaatttaaaaatttttgcaaGGAGATAAATAACTAAAAACTCATCAGGGCTAGTCAGGAAAAGAAAATGCTAGGAAAAGACAGGGCCACGTGGCAAGGATCTGATAAACCTATACGCGGTTCCATCCGTAGAAAAGAAGACCCTGGAACTTCAAGTTGGCTCAGGACAGGTCGGCCTCAGGTCGGACAGACTCGCTTTCTCAACTTCAGGCGAGTCTCCATAAGGAAGTTACCATTAAACAACTATAATCCAGCAGATCCCCTTTATGCTTACAATCACGAAATTTTCGACCAATTAGTCGGTAAAGGTCCCTTATCAACAAACGGCACATCATCACCGAATTATCAAGAAATACTATAATTATCTttatcttcttatagtataaaaggagaacgatTATAGAGAAAAATGTACGCTATTCTCTTAAAGAAATACTCTCAAGTTATCTATATTCGTCTAATTTTTCATAATACTAACTTGaacgtcggagtggctgccgtggaCACCCACcatctcacattctctttctcgCAGGATTAACCAATCACAACACAGCTCTATTTTAGGCCACCTTATCATTTTAGTTTCTACAACATTATTACTAATATGTGATTCactcatataatttaaaaatatagaataatTAATACATTATTATGTCTAAAAtaataactatatatatatatatatatatatatatatatgtatatatatatatatactatttaggtagaataaactataattaactaattaaatcatttaaatcgttagaaatttataataattaattaaaatatctttagaaatttataaaaactaattaGAATATATATAGCTATTTTATACTAATTTGTTAACATCTATTTAATAGTCAGGAGaaaatagttaaattattttgaatataaaaaaaaaacagagtgtATATAAACACcatcaataattataaaattaagatataaatattttaaatagaatcaaataattttagtaatattacttataaaattatactgaAACTATATAAAATACacaatatattattgaaatcaCATAATGAaatcataatattattaaaattatttaaaatatataatcataTTTTTGGTATGATTTGAATTTGGTGCGAGTTCAGTACGGTTccagataaaaaattaaaatcagaattaaatagttaaaaataaatttgatttaatttttataatattaaattttttttagttctagtttgatttaatttaatttttcaattcgaTTCGTGATCCCTTAAATTGAAAAACTTGTAAGTTTTAAAATTGGATAATAATAACTCATAAATGAATCCAAAAAATTTCAAGGAATCAAAAAAGTCTTTCCCTATTATAAAAGATCATCACTGCAACATATTTTACCTTTAACATTTTCCccttaaaaaaagataaatttaagGAGAATTTTCTAGGGAAAAAGAATGACCTTTGTATCTCATGATTGTTGACATGTGATGTACTTTAGTGAAAGTAAAGTAGAACTAGTTATAGGATAAAATAgatcataaattttttatttaataatgtaGATCATAGTTATCACATGATTTTTATGTTTtcacttaaaaatataaatttcactCATCTTGAACTTGTACTTCAGCAATCTCACTATTACTAAATGTGAAAAGAGTGATTTACAACCAGAATTTACAAAAATCTCTTCACtaattgtcattattaataaattaataaaaattacctTATCCATGTTTGGAACAAGCTCCTGAAGCTTCCTTATTCGGTCACTGATTCGAGTTCTTCGAacctaaaaagaaaaaggttgAAGCTTACTTAGGACTGACAACAAACACTTTAGCTACATATTATAGAGTGAAAAATGTAGCAGAAAATGATTCCGCTTACCCTCTCTGCAATACTCCGAGGATGTGTTGCGCAGCCTCTCTTCGCGCGAACCCTATAAGGTACTGAATCCTCCAAGAGCTTCTCTATCTCCATCTCCATTAAAGTAGAGACCTCACCTGCTACTCGTCCACTTTGTTCCCCTTTCTGACGAACCAGAAATCAAAATGACCAGAAATCGgaaacaaacaaataccaaaATCAGCTATGaccgtctctctctctctctctctttctctctgttTCTCTCCCTCATAAGCAACTTTAATTAAACACCATCTTTTCCAGAATCCCACACAAAGTTAACAAAATAGTTGATGAAAGAGAGTGTACAGACCAAGTTAAAAAGCTATAGTAGTTGAAAGTTGATGTAAACTTACCAGCAGAGATGGATATTTAGTAGAAGGGTGATGCAACTCAACCTCTCTAGCTTTTTCACCGGATGGAGACACATCCATCGGCGATATGTAGTCGTAATTCGACGGAATCCCAAAGCTGGAAAAGTACCCATCACTCCCGGGGCCAGAATCACCAAGAAAATCAGCAGGAGAGCTGTTTTGTCTCTGAAAACCAGTGGGTTCAAACAAATTACCCGATAGAAACGAAGAcgacaaagaagaagaagaagcgagCGGAACAGAATTTCTCGTTGGATTATTAGATGCGAGTAGCTGAGTCAAGGTCCGGTTGGGCTTCAATGGGTCCTCCTCTTCTTCGTCTTCAAGAAGCGCTTCTAACCAAGTGGCTGGAGCTGAGCGAAAGCGGGCAAGCCCACTTCCAATCAGTTCACTACCGCCGCCGCCTCCTCTACTAGAGTTGCCGCTAACCAAAGGCGTCGGTTGCATCCGCTTTCTGAGCGAATTCAGTTGAGAGCTCCGCTGTTTGTTTAGAGGGAACCGAAAATCTTTTCCTTCTCGGTATGAAGTTATAACCACTAAATTAAAGGATGTATAATTTTGACTTATCaatactttaaattaatttataaactctaaaaataaattatgagtttatttataatattttataaatttatacgtgtagcttttaagttaaaaataaataaattaaattgactagtttttcattttcttgtaattataaatataaattgatattattttccatttaattttaaaatttaaccacaaattttatttaatatcattttcaatatttttaaaaataaatatatttatatcaatcatttatcaattatttataatcattttaactaaacatataattatttaaaattaaatttaaaattacttaatatttataagctaatttttaataaaattaaataccttctaaacatttatatttatatatttatataaacttatttttatataaaattaaatttaaaaaaaaattctaaactattcgcattttaatatatatatatatatatatatatatattttaaactataaaaattaattaatatatagtaAACTAACCCtatatttatctaaattttattattaaatttattaaaaatattatatcattatatgcaatactaaaatttaatattttaatataactgataattattaaaagaaattcaaattttatgaatttaacAATTATACCAAACATTTTTCTAAGAAATATAtccctaattaatttttcaatttaatttaatttttaattttaattcgattattttatcatttcaaatgatatattttctgataatttattttcaatatttttttatattaataaatataattttttatataattatatataataagtgTTGTGATAAATTCTAGTAaatcaaaaaatataattttttttatttaaaaaattagttatatttattatattatctttaaTTAGACTGAAactcaatttaataaatttaaaatgactaaatttttattaaataaaatataaattatagtcataaattaatttgaatttaattattttttattaattaatttgattattgacttttaattttattaaaatataattaatttgttaagcATTGAGAATCTTGATTATAactacataaaaaaatattatatttttaatgaaaaataaaaaaaaattaccagcTCTTATACatatatcatttaaaattataaataaattgaattaaaattaaaaatcaactaaatgaaaaaattgatttaaaatatatttattaaaaataaattaaacatataattattaaaatttgtaatatttttaaattttttaataattatatatttaaattatattaaaatattaattttttatactgaCCGAACAACATTTTCATTATTCTTAGATTTTATTAGatgtagaaaaaaataaaagtaaaaatcagtattttttttgttttatttttatgtacatCATTTCTCTTTTAAGGACAAACATTTGGTTAgtcgaattaaaattttagctgaattttaataacttttataagattaattgaatcaaattaataatTCAAAATATTCAATGAATTATTGGTCATAATTCGAATTAattgaaatgaaataaaaaaatatgtaaattttttgtgtttttaattatttaaatatataaataaaattctttataaaaataataaatataacttattttaataaaataatgcttataaatttaatattagtaATGAAATTAAAGAAACAACCATTAtaagtaatattttaataataaaattataattaaatatattaattaataaaaattttgttattttaattagttgagTTATCAAATCAAAGATTGATTAAGACCAAATTATGGCAAATGAGAATGACGGAACTAAGTTATTgaccaaattaaatttaaatatttcaaaaaaaaaaaggaaatatatttaagaaatatAATCTCGAGGTTTTTAGGGATTGACGTGTGTGTCTTATCAAAATTTAGGGATTAAATGgcaaattttctctttttttatatGGAATGTCTATAGAACCTGTATACCCACATCCCTGCGATTCTCACACGTGGACCGTCCAATGAAaaaagatgatgatgatattAGATCGGAGGGTGTGATACTGTGATTAATGGTGGATGTTCTTTTTTTCTCTAAGGATTAATGGAGGATAAGGTACGCATTAAGAGGAAAGAGAAAATGATTTTACTCCCCCTCGACGTCATCGTTTTCAGGAATTGAATACTGTAGAGAATTAACGGTTAAAAACCCCAAGGAGGAAGTTGAGAGCGTGGAAAGTACGGTCCAATGAGGAGAAAGTAGAGAAATAAGAAGCGCGTGGACGAGAGAGCGTGGAATTGGGAAAGGCGGTTTAATATGGGCGGTGTACGAGTTGCTTTTTGTGGCAAATTTAAGGAGAGAGGTTGCCACTCTAGTACTGCACATTTATAGAAAGGGTGAAtggaaaattatattttagtttataattttttatctaaataatagattaatcattatatttttaaaataaaatttttaaaattttaaattttatttttattcaaattaaaactCCTTCTATTCTCCGTTAATGGTAAGAAATAATTTcttatttctaaaatattttttctttaattttaaacacAAAAATTTACTCATAAATAATTCATTCTAAACAAAGGTCAATTACATTTGTAAAATCTCTTTTCTCACTCTGCTTAAAATCAAAACAATTATGTTTACTAATTGTTTGGGCAGAAAGAGCCTGCAAAACTAGAAGGATAAAAAAGCAAATTTtatgttaatataataaaaataaatagtaaataaatacagtaaatataaaaaaattgtaaaaaaaaaaaaaactcaccaCAAACCACTGCTTTTAAAGCTGGACCAAAAGCAAATTTCCTGTGTTGTGGATCGGTGATCTCGATTTTGTGTTTATGCGatttattatttctattttgGAGATCGTTTTgcatttagaattttattttctctgtgttatttgagtttttaaaattttttagtgtGCCCGATTTGAGGTTTTTGatattcttctttcttttctaatagCTAGCATTTATAGGTCTTGTGTTGCAGATGTTGTGGCTAGTCGCTCAATAATTGGAAGTTGTTTCTAGAGAGAGTTTTCGTTATACGCTCAATAGAAATTTTGTTGTATGTGCCGACGACGGTGACTCTAGAATTTCCACGATCAAACTATGGTAAATCTAGCTTCTGCTAGGCTCCAGAGTTCGACTGGTGACTGTTCTTATCCCCCGTTAAACTGTGTTTCCTATTGATCTTGGCTAGTGCTTTCTTCACCCAATATTAATGGTAAGTCTAGTTTCTGCTAGGCTCTAGAATTTGACTAGTGACTGTTCTTATTCCCTGTTAAACTGTATCTCCTATTAATTTTAGTGGTCGGTCTTCTCTTTTAGTTGATGTCTTCTAAAGACATTCGTTTTTTCTCTCATCAGCTAGTTGCTTGTCTCGAGATTAGTGGTGGTGGTATGGTTCTATAGAGTGGAATATCGAAACAGTTTTTATCGGTGATTTTGCGTatggttttttttattttattttaatttttggtttGGATTTATTGGATTAATTTATCTGAGTTGTTGAGTTTGATTAGTGGGTTGGATTGGTATCATAAGCTGAGATAGTTTGAATTACTTTATTTGGGCTAAATTCGAGttctattttatataaattttttccaTTTAAATCATGAAAACGGTAGCCAGTAATAAAAAACATATTCTGTCATTTATATTGTTCTGAAAATGTATGCTAAACTATCTAGAAATATTTCCACAATATTTTGATTCACACATTTTAACCAAgagaataattaatataattttcaaaattttataaatattttatttaatttttaaaataaaaaaattaattaatcaatttaactatattattcttataacatttaataaaatttataatataggaGTTATCTagagaatttttaaaaactataactgttttttttaaataaatatttttatttttttctttaagttAATAGTTTTCTGTAAttctaattaaaagaaaattatcatAATACAAAACTCTCAATAGATAATTCATCTCTTCTTTTATGAAAGTAAATGAC
This genomic window contains:
- the LOC110606477 gene encoding transcription factor bHLH80 isoform X2, whose product is MQPTPLVSGNSSRGGGGGSELIGSGLARFRSAPATWLEALLEDEEEEDPLKPNRTLTQLLASNNPTRNSVPLASSSSLSSSFLSGNLFEPTGFQRQNSSPADFLGDSGPGSDGYFSSFGIPSNYDYISPMDVSPSGEKAREKGEQSGRVAGEVSTLMEMEIEKLLEDSVPYRVRAKRGCATHPRSIAERVRRTRISDRIRKLQELVPNMDKVIFINLLIMTISEEIFVNSGCKSLFSHLVIVRLLKYKFKMSEIYIFK
- the LOC110606477 gene encoding transcription factor bHLH80 isoform X1 produces the protein MQPTPLVSGNSSRGGGGGSELIGSGLARFRSAPATWLEALLEDEEEEDPLKPNRTLTQLLASNNPTRNSVPLASSSSLSSSFLSGNLFEPTGFQRQNSSPADFLGDSGPGSDGYFSSFGIPSNYDYISPMDVSPSGEKAREVELHHPSTKYPSLLKGEQSGRVAGEVSTLMEMEIEKLLEDSVPYRVRAKRGCATHPRSIAERVRRTRISDRIRKLQELVPNMDKVIFINLLIMTISEEIFVNSGCKSLFSHLVIVRLLKYKFKMSEIYIFK
- the LOC110606477 gene encoding transcription factor bHLH80 isoform X3, producing the protein MQPTPLVSGNSSRGGGGGSELIGSGLARFRSAPATWLEALLEDEEEEDPLKPNRTLTQLLASNNPTRNSVPLASSSSLSSSFLSGNLFEPTGFQRQNSSPADFLGDSGPGSDGYFSSFGIPSNYDYISPMDVSPSGEKAREVELHHPSTKYPSLLKGEQSGRVAGEVSTLMEMEIEKLLEDSVPYRVRAKRGCATHPRSIAERVRRTRISDRIRKLQELVPNMDKVNNAQLKSRGSNGENWKSLRAWTGVFCLLQ